The Desmodus rotundus isolate HL8 chromosome 13, HLdesRot8A.1, whole genome shotgun sequence sequence ACAACCTCACAATTATAAAATCCACATTAGtggtaaaataaaggaaatgatataacaaaaataattttatgatttaattcaataaaaaagaccaAAACATAGACAACCACCAAAGACATGATATGCCCACTGAAAGTTACggagagaatttttcttttaaataaacctggaataaaatgttttaaatgcaccCAATGAAAAGTAGTATTTGAACATATTATGTAAAAATACCAATGAAACAAAGCTAAAatgttattcattttgttttaagcaCTTATATTACATTAAAAGGATTACAATAAATGATATAAGCACCTTCCTCCCACCAACAGCCCCAGACAGAGAAGAAGCCAGGGTGTGTACCTGCAGGTGGTGGAGAGGAACTCAAGGCAGAAAGCGCAGCAAGCCAGCCAGGCCAGGAAACGCCGTGGCCTTAACCTTCGGAACAGGTGTGTCTGTGGAGGGCTGGTGGGCAGCACATGGTCCTTCAGTCTGGACACCTCCCTGGAGGCCAGATTCCctggaagacacacacacacacaggaacaccTGAATGAACCAAGTAGGAGTCGTGTCTGAATGACAGCCTGTTTTCCAGACAGGTTTTTATATCCTATCATTTTTTACTTATGTGTATTTCAGCATTTCAGGACAATGAACACATCTAAGTAAAATTGCACTGaatatctttaaagagaaaagatcACAGTTGCTATGGCATGAGTGTGGATTACACAAGAAAGTCAAATGATCACTTATTCGAGAACATCCTCTCTGCAATAAGCAATACTTACAGTCAACAAATGATAAGCCCTCTGAAAACCATATAGCAGTTAAACAAAATCCAGGCAAGAGGAGATTTTTTACATTAAGTCTGCTGTGTTTTACATTAAGTCTGATGCATGTGTCACTCAGCTTTTTGACAGAACACAGTAATTCACCAAGAGCCCTGGACACACCTGTTCCTACTAACAGGGGTATTCGAGTGGTCTGATAAAGTTTCTACGGCTCGTTACATACATGAACGCAACCAAGCTCTTTGCCACGACTGTTGGATCTTTCATGGTATCTCAGACGAGCCATTAAGCATTTCACAGGTACCCTCGCTGGAAGAGCAGCTCTATACAATCGCTCTTTTCATTTCAATCCTGCAAAGACTTCGGGAAGGCCAAGTCTGCAACAAACAACTTCTCTCCTGCTCGTGACctaccccactccctcccaccccctggatCTCCACTCTTCCGCCTTCTCCAAACTCCCTTCGCAGAGTCAGCGCCCCCTCACCGGGAGACACTTGGTGACACATGCTCCCCTAGCAAGGGGCCTGGGACTGTGGGGCAGGCAAGGTCAGCAGGAGGGCCCCGGGAGGGGGGCGGTGCTGTCCTCACGGGGGTGACAGGCCTGGATGGGAGAGGGCCAGGGTCTGCCCTTCTCACCCGCCCTGAACAATTACAGGCCACGTGTCCCACTACTGAGCAGGGGCCACTTCTCCCTCATGGCCGTCACCACATGATCTCAAGTACTTGACTCCCCTTTCCCGGAACATCACATAGCTGTCAAAACCATGAGCGTCAGCAGACGTCATCGGAGGCCCTGGCAAACACGGGCACGGCTCTGAGGCACAGCCCAGCTCTCCCTCCATGGTTTTCGGGCACAGGGCAAAGAGCACAGACACCTTGCTGGAAACTTTAGTTCACAGCCCAGTAAGTTAAAGGATCACACAAGGGGTGATATGTTGAATGTTGAACTAATTGGTTAAACTCGGTTTTGACTGTTAATATGAAAAATCACCAATATCCTTACCAAGAACACACTGAAATAGTGTAAAATTATTTACTAAGCACCAAAGAGTGTCTTCAGTATTCATAATAACGGATGGAAAACCAATGAGACCTCATAATCTGAGCCGGACACAAAACACATAAAAGGGAATATAAATTGGAGATTAAGAACCGGACTCTTCTGAGCCTGGGATCTACCCGTCCTTTGCCCCCAATGCGGCTGTCAGTCAAAACTTCTCCTCCTGGTCTGTCCGATTCCACCTCCCTgatgatctgctttctgtctgtttTCATTTACTACGCCGCTTTCTGCCCAGGCCACTGTCGTTCACTATTACTGTGTCCTTCGCAgtccttttcttcctcactgtCCCTGACTGTCTCTCCAGGTCTCCCCTATCGCCCACCTCACCTCCGCATTCCCGGGAGTGGGGTGAAGATGCCCCCGCCCCGGGACTTGCTAGTGGGACGCGGGGCGTGAGAACCCAGCCCGACGCGCTCAGCCAGTGGGGACAGGAGAACCCGGAGTGTCCCGGGATTAGGACCCAGGACGGCGCCCGGAGGGGCAGGGGACTCAGGGGGCACTGCGGGGCGACCCGGCCCGGCTCAGGGTACGGAGGGGAGCCTGTGAAAAGCACCCAGGCAGAAAGGTCGCGGCGAATTCCGGCCGCGGGGCGATTTTACCCGAAACTGACGCGGACTTGGACCGGCAGCGCGGCGGCCGCTGACTAGGCGGGGCTTCCCGCGCTTTGGGGCTGGCGGACGCGGGTTCCGCAACGTCCCCGGGAACCTGGCCCGCGGTGTGGCCGCGGCGCCGAGGCTTCAACGTGCGAGTTTGAGCTAGAAATACTAAAACTCACTCCAGGGAAACGGACCCACGGTCTAGAAAATCTGCTTCCGGGTCCGCAGGAAACTGCGAGCACGAAGGGGAGGGCCCTGCCGGGTCGAGAAGCACAGGCGCCACCCAGTGGAGGGGGTTCGTGGTGGGCGGGGCCTCCGTTCCTCCGCCCCACCCGCACGCGTTTCCGGGTTTGCACTTCCGGCCTCAGAACTCGAGTCTCCCAGTTTCCTTCCGGACTGTGGTGGGTTTCTTGTGATCCCGCTGCTGCCACCCTGCTTCACGTCCAGTGATTCGCTTGTTTTAAAGTAAAGAGTGTGGGCTATGGAGCCACATGTACCGAATGCGGAGGTGTTTCCTTGCCAACAACTGAAAAACAGTTTGAGTTAAAACCCTTTCTGTGCGCAGGTCCTGTTGGAGTGGGTGGCTGCCTTTGGATTCGGACCGTCTGCCGGGACACCCTTCAcacttcttctctttttctttgggaACTAGCCTGTGAACACCAAACTCGTCGGTGTGAAATGGGGAATTTCACACTGACAACCACCGGAGTTTCCGTTTTATTCTCCCAGTTGCAGGGACCGAAGGGCCCCGATTGGCCATGGGGATGGCGGGCTAGTTGTACTTCCCGTGTGTACGACTGTGTATGTATCCTTGCGTATGTATGTATTCCTTTCTCCGTGTTTACATTTAATTTGCTATTTCACATTTCTGGGGATTTATACATTCAAATACCCCTTTAAGGCAAATGTAGATGACATCCTACAACTTGCGCAAGTCATTTTCTACATgcattttaatttcacatttttccttatctttactcCCAGTTATCTGAAAGATTATAATTAATTTGATATATTAATCTATGTGTTATGTTTTTCTGAATGTTTCGTGGCCCAAATGGATAATTAGGCTTGTAAGAAGTATGCTCCTTTGGAGATAGGTAGattttttgactttaaaaattgacttttaatgaaaagtcaatttttttatttctagatacaTGTAAGTAGAATATCTACTTTCTCACATGAACACTTAAAAGCAATGTAAAACTGGATTTTTCAAGTTTCAGTTGCTTCATTTACACccttaataaattttaatgtgaaatatgtGAGTTAAAATTTCCTTTGTAAATTCTGAAGTTCAAGCTAGAGGAAATTCGGTAAGACTAAATATCAATTATTCATGCAGAAATTTCTTAACGATATCACTAAACAAAAATCCTTCTGATTTTCTCATGTCTAATATGAATATAAGTTTCTCCAGGTTTTAAGCTAGTGTTTAAAAGCATTTGGACTTAAATGGATTTAAATTCGGGAAGATAACATTCTCTTAAGCAGGGTAACCATAAAAAACAACGCAAATAATCCGATATGCGATATGCCCACCTACTTTGTACGTCATCATGCCCCTATAATCTTTACTGCAAAcgttttccctcccttctctctgtacAATTTGGAGCCTAATCGAGCCTCTATTACTGCAATAAACTTCTTCCAAATAGGTTGCTCTGTCAGTTTAGCTAGTCACCCAAGCCAATCCCTGAATATTCCTTATAAAACTAGAATCCAAACTTGCATGGATTAAGGAGTGTGCTTCACCCCTCCGTACTGCCAACATGCACATGTGCGTACACAATGCCGTTATCACTCATGAAAACCAAACGTGACATTTATTCAAAGTCAGAGAACTTAGAATACTCTAATCTTAGAGCTAGAAAGGAGCCTAAAGATGATCTAAATTGATATAGTCCAATGAGTATTCCAGAATGAAGTTCAGAAGAGCCACCTGGGAAATGTGTTAGAAACACAGATGTCCAGGTTCCCCTCCACCTGAGCAAACAACATTTCCTGCAGTGGGTCCAGGTGTTTGCATTTTAAAGCCACTCTCCCAGTTGGGTTGGTGCACAATAATGATTGAGAGTCTCCTGGCCTGCATTAAGCTGGCCTACGTGCTGATACCAGAGGAAGGCAACTGTCCTGCCTGTGTTCAGACCTCTAGTTAGCAGCACATCTAGAGATTTAAAGCTGAAATCCAGACCTGATGCCTCCATGTTCAGTAGTATCTCACTGCCCTGCATTTTTACACCTGATGGGAGGATTTGAGAGGATATGACCACCTGATTCAACATTCTCCTCAGTTCTATGGAGCAAAGCATAGTCCCAGCAAGTGAAAAGCTCACCCATTGTTGAGGGAAGTAAATGTATGTCCAGCAAACTATTAAACCAAATGGTAAACACTATACCGTGAGCAGAGCACCCCGGGTGTTCAGACCAGGAGTGGGTGGTGATTAATTATTAATTAGCAGGGCTAGTAAAACCTGGGAACTGTTCACAAAATGTCTGGTTAGTAACTAAACTGGCTGGATTCTCAATATAGTCTGACTCATTGTAACTTAATATAGAACTCTTTGTTCATAGACTTTAATCTGTTGCCAATGTGTTTGTAGCTTATGTTCCCATTTAACAAAGATTCCTGGTCAAAACTGTGCCCACATTCTCCTTGAGTGTCCAACAAAACAAGGATTCCCATGTCCTTGTGAAGTCCATTGTGTATCCATAGAACGCCTCTGTCTGTGAGTGCCCCTAATGAGGACAGAAGGCACTTATCGCCCAGACAGACATTCCACTGCCTGAGAGAGCCACAGACGGAAGTCTCCTCTGTCTCCGGGACACGAAGCCAAGCTTTCTTCTCTCATCAGCCATGAGGATTGCTGTGTGcctcttttctgttctcttctttATGAGCCAAGTCCCACCAGGTAACAAGATAAACTTTTGTGGAAGCCTTGGTAAGAGCAGGGTGCCTGGACCTCCAGGGATCCCATGCTCAGAGCTGAGGCCCCATTGCCTGTGCCCTGAGGAGGGGTCTCGTACCAAATCTGGAAGAGGCACTGGCTGAGAGCCTGGCAGCTGTGTCTCATCAAGTCTCCGTAGCCATTCTCAGATGAAATGAAGTTGGGGTTGTTTCAAGTGCTTGAAACCCTATTTACTCCATCTctaaagataaatttaattaGGCAGGTTAGGATACTAGCAGCTTCTAGATCTAGATAACAAAAATAATGGTGTATTATCCCACTAAATCTTGATCTACAAAACCCCTCTACTTACTTTCAGCAAAAGGTTTGCAGAGGCTAAGTTACCCCACGATACTGGCATCAGAGCTACGGCAAAGCTCTAGGGGCCCCAGCAGAAGGCATTAGTGAGGGGGTCTCTTTGAAAGGTTTACTATGAGTCTAAAAAATCTCCAACTGGTTGTCCCTCCTTAATGTTTGTTCCCTGGGCTTGACTCTGCCCTGTGATGCTCCATCTCAACCCCTGGCCTGTCCTCCTCCTTTTCAACACCTATTCTCCTAAAGTAGAACTTGAACACAGGGGCCACAGATGACCCTGCAGTAGAACGCACCTTCCTGCATTCAGCAGGCACGCGTGGCCCCCAGGTGTGATGCATCCATGTGCGTATCTCCTCGCTTTCACCCAAGGAGGTGACTACACACCCAAAAGAGATCAGGAAATTTCCTACAACCCCTGGATGTGTAGATCAAAGAGGAATAAGGAACCTACTGCTCTACCTCAAGCAGaatatcttttttatcttttcctgagAATTCAGGGCCTCAGGGGTTGGGAAGGTGTAGCAAAGTAGTCAGACATTGTGTTGATGTGGACaatccttttacattttaagGAATTGCTGATTGCTGTGCTTTCTGTTGTTTGAAAAAGGACATCCCCAAaattttcaacagaaaatatACTGGGGGGCCATGCCTATGCTTGGTGAATCCAGACTTTCTTGTCTAAATCTGGGTTTTAAAGAGCTACTTACTGTGAAGCAATAAATAGTACTTCAGGTGTGGGAGTTTGGGGGTGTTGGGAGGTGCAGCTTGTGAGGCACATTTTAACAGTTTTGGGAGAACTGATCTGGAGGAAGTAGAGGGGGGAGGTTGAGGTCGGGGGAGACTGGAGGTGGGAAAACAGTTCCGTTTCTCAGATACACATTAATTAAGCATCACTCCGTGCCCTACTAGGGAGctacatacaaagaaaaaatggtaTGATGGCCTTGACTTCCAAGTCATAGGCTGGACACCTTGGTTGCTATGTAGTCCGGGGAGCAGTCCGCAAGCCCCACAACAGAGCATTCGCATGGGATGGAGGAGAGGTTTCATAAATGAGAACCGTGAGAAATGAAACATGACCAGCAGAAAGGCAAAAACCAAAAGCACCACACGAGTTGTACCTGGAGAAAAGACCTGTCCTCCATGCTTGAGGCACCAAGACTTGAAGGATCTGTCTGTGGGGCCAGCGTCACAGGGGGAGCCATTACTATCAGAGTGTGTGGCCCACCTCCAGGACAGTAATAGATTAGGACATAAATCAAACTGGAGTCAATGTTTTTAACAGGTGTATTTGTTCTGCCCTCGAGAAGAACTCCTAAGGCATGCTATGGTTTCTGGTGCAGGTTCACCACCTCAAAGGCCAGAGCCAGGGAGACCAAGCATGTGGGCAGCAtgcaggaggcaggaaggccGACGTGGACACCACCTGCACACTTGGTGTGCAGCCACAGTGTCCCCTCTCCCAGAAGATAGCCTCCTTCCCATTTCCATGCAGGTCTACATTTCAGTCCCACGTAGGAAAGATgcggggagagaggagggggatatTGGGATTTCTTTAACAAGGCTCCTTCACTCCAGGGAAATCGACAGCACAGGACTGACTGCAAATAAAACAGGGTCTGTTCCATCGGTGTTGGTGGATACTGAGGAGTAAGAAAGGCTGGGATAAGCCAGGGTGTGGATGGCCCTTGGACTTTGAAAGGGGCAGGGTGACCCGGGTCTGGCCTGTTGTTCCCTCGATGCACCCAGCATTGTCAGATTTTTGCCCCCAATCCAAATTTTTGTGTGAAAGCAGATATGTGAAGTGTTGGCTTAAGGAACAAATtgataacaaaaacaacaaaccacaCAAGGTTGTTTCCAGACACTCTCCCCCTCCATGTGATTCTACAGAAATTCAGGGAGATGAATAAACAGTTCCAATATCCCTCTTCTCTGTGCAGCTGTGAGCAAATTCAAGGAGATCTGTGAGCGTCCCAATGGCTCCTGCCAAAACTTCTGCATTGAAACAGAAATCCATGTTGGACGATGTCTAAATGGCCAGTTGTGCTGCCTGCCGATGGGGCACCAGCCACATATCGACCTCACAACACCCAGTGAGGAGGAATGAGGCCTTTTGGGAGTATTTTGTTtggatgtattttttttctccttctcactcttaatctctctctctcctgctatCTTTT is a genomic window containing:
- the DEFB108B gene encoding beta-defensin 108B produces the protein MRIAVCLFSVLFFMSQVPPAVSKFKEICERPNGSCQNFCIETEIHVGRCLNGQLCCLPMGHQPHIDLTTPSEEE